Part of the Calditerricola satsumensis genome, CAAACCCGTTCCCCCGCTGGTATAGTATTCAGTAAAATCCGGAACAAGCAGAAAGGAGCGGAGATTCATGCGCGTGCTCACCACAACGTGCGCGTTTTGTCAGGGGAACGGGTATGTGCACCTGCTCCTCGGCGGGACCGAGCGCTGCCACATGTGCGGCGGGACCGGTCAGCTGGAGGAAGAGGATGACGACGGGAGACGTCACCTTCGTCACCTCGGACGAGAGGAACAGGCCAATTACGGTCGTTGCTGCTCATAAGGGGGCGCTGCGCGAAAAATGGCGGGGATGCGGCTGTAGCGACACGTCCGGTCAGGCGGCCGGGCGTGTTTGTCTTTTTCGCGCCGCTTCCGTAGAGTAGAGGAAGGAGAAACGCGAGGAAGGGGGGAGCGCATCTGAAACTCCGCGGCGCGGTGTGCATTGCGGCGGCTTCCGCCATTTGGGGCGGCATGTACGCCTTCAGCAACTGGGTGTTGGAGCGGGAGTACATTCAGCCCTTCGGCCTGCTCGTCGTCCGGCTGGCGGCGACGGCGCTGGTGCTGGGCCTGCTTCTTGCACGGCAGGGGCGATTGCGACTGGGGGGGGCGCGATTGGCCGATGGCTGTCGCCCTGGGCTTTGTCGGCTTTGTGGTCAGCTTGGGGACGCAGTTTGTCGGCACCAAGTGGGCGGGTGCGGCCAACGGCGCGCTGATCACGTCGACGTCGCCGGCCTTTATCGTGCTCTTTGCCGCTCTCCTGCTGCGGGAGCGCATCACCTGGGTCAAGGCCGCCAGCGTTGCGCTCGCCACCGTCGGCGTGGGGGTGGTCATTGGCCCCGAGGCGCTGTGGTCGGGCAGCGGGGGACAGGCCCTGTGGGGGAAGCTGTTGCTCCTCGTTGCCGGGATGACGTGGGGCCTGTACACGGTGATGGGCAAGCGGTTTTCCCAGCGCCACGGCGCCTTGGCCACCACCTTTTGGGCCTGCGTGACGGGGGCCGTGCTCAACCTGCCCTTCGCCCTCTTGGAACCGGCGCCGCGGCCCCTGGCCGACTGGCCCCTTGCGGCGTGGGCTGCGGTGGCGTACATTGCCTTCGTGTCGACGGCGGTGGCCTTCTTCCTGTGGAACTACGGCTTTCAGCTGATCGACGCCGGCACGGGGTCCCTGTTCTTTTTCGCCCAGCCCCTCGTCGGCGCCCTGCTCGGGTGGGGATGGCTTGGCGAGCCGCTGGGGATGGGGTTTGTCGTCGGCGGCCTGCTCATTGCCGCCGGCGTCGTGCTGGCAACGCGCGACGAGAAACCGGTCCAAGGTGGCACAGCGGCCGTGAAGCGGAAGGGAAGCGGGCCGGGGGCAGCAAAAAACGCGTCCGGATAACGGTGCCGGACGCGTTTGGCCTTCGGCGCGTAAGGCCCGTGCAGGCCGCTTCGCCTACAGGGTGTTGAGCACGTCCATGATGTTGTCGTAATAGATGCACGTGAACATCGGCGTGTCGCGCAGCGTGTAGCGGCTGGCTTCCGTTTCGCGCAGCTCCTGCACGAGGTTGACGAAGTCGCGCGGCTCGTCGCACTCAAAGGCGACGACGAACTCCTGGTCGTCGATGCCGAAGGAGTAGGTCGTGTTCAGCTTCACCGACGGGTACTTGCTGCCGACCTGGATGTGCTCGTCCATCATGCCCTGCCGGGTGGGGAAGGAGAGCTGGTACCAATCGCGCGTCTTCACAAACGGATAGACGAAGAGGTATTTCCCGCGCCCCGGAACGATGTACACGCGCGGATTGGGGTTGGTCGGGTCCATCTTGTCCACATAGACGCTCCGCTTGGTGATGGAGAGGAACGAATAGGCGATGGTCAGGTACTTGCCAAGGCCGGTGTTCATCAGCTTGCTCGTCATCTCTTGGAAGACGCGCAGGTCTTTCGAGATCCGCCACAGCATGAACTCGGCGTCGGCGCGCAGGCCGACGAGAGAGTAGCTGAGGATCATCGTGTCGTCGCGCCCGGCGTACTCCTCCACCACCGCGGCAAACTCCTCTTTGCCCCGCTGCCGCTCGTCATCGGGCAGGCGGCGCCATGCGGGGTCGACTTTGAAGAACGAGAAGTTGACAAACTGCGTCGGCAGCTTGGGCGTGATCCCTTCCGCCGGCTTTTCCCCCGTGCCGGGGTGGCCCATCGGCGGGCGCCCTCCCATGGGTGGTCGCATGCGTGGTCCTCCTCCTGCTTGGAAATGGATTCCCATCTCGCGTGGCTACCCCCATTGTAGCGAAAGTGGACAGGGCGGGCAATTCGGGCGCCCCGCCCGTCACGAAGCTGTCACAGCCGGTCCCGGTTGACCGGCGCGGCACGGGCCAGTACACTAAGGGAGAAGCGACGGCTTAACCCCCGCATACGGGAGGTGCACAGCGGTGCCGGGAGCCATCAACATCGGCCAGTTCATCGTGTCGATTCCGCTCTTTTTCCTGCTCTTTTTCGGCCTGGCCTTCATCCTCAACATGCTGATCAAGACGACGTGGTTTCCCGTGTACGCGTACCTGGCCCTTGTTGGCGGCGTGTACGCGTATCTGGGCAAGCTGGCCGTGGTGGACGTCGTGATCCTGTTCTTCGGGCTGCTCGGGGCGGCATGCGGCGGGTGGGCCATCCGGACGCTCCGCCGGAAAGGCTACCGCATGTTCTAGCCGAGCGCCGAAGACGGGAGAGGGTTATCCGGAGCGAAGCGAAACCGTGGCGAAGAAGCGGGACGCCCGTGACGCGGCGTCCCGTCTTGTTTTTGGGTTCCTGTATATCTTTCCCCCCTCCGGCCAGACTAGGGAGGAGAGGGGGTTCGGTAATGGTTTCCATGCCGAAAGAAGCCCAAACCGCCGGCAAATGGATGGCATGGTTGTTGCTCGGGGCCTTTGCGGTTTACGGATTCCACGACGCCGGCTTGCTGCCCAAGGCGTGGCCGTTTGGGGGAGCGCGGGACGCTCGCCCTGTTGCGCCTCCGGCCAAAGCGGACGTGCCGGTTTCGGCGCGCGGGGAACCGGGCGGGGACCCGAAAACCGCGACGCGCCTTGAGCCGGCGGCGGTACCGCACGAGGCCTTGCTTGCCCGCTATCCCCGCGTGCGGGTGGTGGCGACGGGCTATTACGCCGGCGTGGAATCGACGGGCAAGACGCCCGATCACCCGGCGTACGGCATTACCTACTCGGGCGTGCGCGTGCGGCGCGACACCTTCTCCACGGTGGCGGCCGACCCGAACGTCTTTCCTCTGGGCACCATCCTGTACATTCCGGGTTACGGTTACGGCGTTGTGGCCGACACGGGCTCGGCCATCAAGGGGCACAAGCTGGACCTGTACTTCGAAACGCTCGAGGATGTCTACCGGCAGTGGGGCAAGCGCGAAGTGGACGTCTATGTGCTCCGCCAAGGCGACGGGACGGTGACCGAAGCGATGCTCGACGCGCTGAACAGCCGTCCGGTGGCGGCGGTGTTGCGGGAGCTGGCCGTCAACTAGGGCGAATGGCGCCGGAAGCGGATACCAACGGGCAGCCGGCCGCGCCGCCGGACCGTCAGGCGACCGGCCAGGCCGTGACCGGCGGGGCGCCGTTCGCGAGCCACTCGGGGCGCAGCCGCCGTGTCAGCTCGTACAAGCCTTCGAGGAGCCGCGGCGAGGGCCGGCAGAACTGGCCTTCCGGCAAAATGTAAACGCGGCCGTGTTGCACGGCGGCAAGGAGCGCCCACCCCGGCCGCCCCGTGATGCTTTCGGGCTTGATCCGCCGTTCGTCGACGCCGCACCACACCACGCACACGACGTCAGGGTTGCGCGCGGCCACCGTTTCCCAGTCGGCTTTCACGTTGTCCGTGTCGCAATCGGCAAAGACGTTTTCCCCGCCGACCAGCTCGCTCACGTCGGTGAGCCAGTTGCGGCGCCCCGGCGTGAAAACGGGCTTCGGCCACCATTCCCAGTACAGCCGCCAGCGCGTGGTTGCCGCTTCGGCCCGTTCTTGGTACCACGCGACCGTCTCCTCGAACCGCCGGGCGACGGCTTCGGCTTCCCGCGTTCGGCCGGTGGCGTCCCCGACCAAGCGAATGTCGGCAGGGATGTCGGCCAAGCGCTGCGGATTGAGGACGATGTGCGGCAGTCCGGCCTGGCGCAGGCCCTCGACCACGCGCTCCATCCCTGGGACGCTGCGCGAGGCGACGACGAGGTCGGGCTTGAGGGCGGCCACCTGTTCGATGTCGATGGCCAGATCCGGGCCGAGGCGCGGCAGGTGATCGAGGCGACGGGGTGGCCAGTCGGAACTGTTGTCGACGCCGACCAGGCGGTCGCCGAGGCCGAGGGCAAACAGGATTTCCGTGTTGCTCGGGCAGAGGGAAATGAGGCGCATGGCATCATCCCGCTCCTTCGTTTGCGGCCGTTTGATTCGCAATTGTCTGGGAATTCCAAGCGCGGAGGAGCCCAAATTGGGCGCATGCCCCTGTTCCGTTTCGCTCCCCTGGGCATAGGCTGTAGCGGGGAGACGGAAAGGAGGAGACGGCAGGGAGATGTTTCGGGACCTCGAGTTTTCCGAACTCGTGCTGATCGCGGTCGTGGTGTTGCTGTTTCTCCATCTGTGGCGGGAGAAACAGCTGCTTGACGCGTAGCGCGGCCTTGTCAAAACGGAAAACGAGCCCTATTGCGGCATCCCTTCGCGGTCGGGACACGGCCGCTTTTTTGCGTTTCGCCGCAGGGCTTGCGCTTTGCTTCCATTTTCCCATATTTCGTGAGACAGGGAAAGGGGGCGTTACGCGAGGAGCCAGGAGAGGAAAAAATGGGCGATGGTAAAGTAGATGAGCAGGGAAAAGACGTCGTTCAGCGTGGTGATGAGCGGCCCGGACGCCACCGCCGGGTCGACGCGGAGAAAGCAAAGGGCGATGGGGATGAGCGTGCCGGCCAGCGTTCCCACGATGAGCGTCAAGAAAAGCGTGAGGCCGACCACGACACCGAGGGCGAGGTTGTGCTGCCACAGTCCGGCCGCGATGGCCACGGCCGTGCCGCACACGAATCCGATGATCACGCCGCTGCCCGCCTCCCGCGTCACCAGGCGGAGGATGATGCGCGCGCGAAGACCTTCTTCGGCCATGGTGCGGATGACGATGGCCAGCGACTGGGTTCCGGTGTTGCCGGTCATCCCGGCGATCATGGGCATAAAAAAGGCCAGGGCCACGACGCGTTGAAGCGTGTCTTCAAACCGGCTGACAATCGAACCGGTAAAGAGGCCGATAACCAAAAGCAGCAGCAACCAGGGCAACCGACGCCGGGCCCCTTGCAGCGGCGACGTGCGCAGGTCGATGGCTTCCTTGCTGGCGGCGGAGAACTTGGAGAAGTCTTCGCCGGCCTCCTGAAAGATCACGTCCAGCACGTCGTCGACGGTGACGACCCCGAGCAGGCGCCCTTCCCTGTCGACCACCGGCACGGCCACGAAGTCGTAGCGCTCGATGACGCGGGCGACCTCTTCCTGGTCCATGTCAACCGGGACGCTGATCACCCGTTCGACCATGATGTCGGCTATGGGCGTCTCCTCGCCGGCCTGCAGCAGGTCACGGATCGAGACGACGCCCACCAGGCGCTTGTCCGGATCGACCACGTACAGGTAGTTCAGGATTTCGGCGACGTCGGCGTATTGCCGCAGCTTGTCGAAGGCCTCCCGCACCGTCATGTCGGGCTTGATCCACACGAAGCGGTCGGTCATGATCGCGCCGGCCGTTTCGCGGGCATACCCCATCAGCTGCCGCACGCGTACGGCGTAGGCGGCATCCATCGTCGCCAGAATCGCCGCGGCGTTTTCCGCGGAGAGGCGACGGAGCAGGTCGGCCAGGTCATCCGGCGACATGCGGCGGAGGATTTCCGCCGCATGGTGGGTCCCCAGCTTGTCGATCAGTTCGGCCTGATGGTGAAGGTCGAGCTCCTCCAAGAGAGCGGCGATTTCCTCTTTCTGCAGGTGATGAAGCAGCCTGCAACGCCGGTCCGCGGGCAGCGCGAGGTACACCTGTGCGAGATCGTAGGGTTGCAATTCGTCAAGCGCCTTGCGGATGGCGTGCGCGTCGTCTTGTGCCAAGCGGGCGATCAATTCCGTCAGAAGGCCATCGGCGTTCGGATGGGCCAACGGGGTCCCCCCTTAATGGCCACGAGGGATGGGATGGCGGGTTTCACTCGTGCGGTGAAACGTCAAGGGGTTCCGCCATGGATAGTCTTTGCAAATATCGTGTCAGCTTATCCTGCTTGGCCCAGTACACGACGGTTTTTTTTCCCTTCGTGCGGCGAATATCCACGTCGGTGGTGGAGGCGAGGATCTCCACCCGTTCCCCGCTGGCCAGGTCGAGGACGATGGTCGCGGGAGGGTGATTATGGCGCGGCGCAGGCTGCTTTTGAATGAAGGCGGCCCCGTTGAACCACTCCACGATTTGCGCCAGGTCGCCATCCGGAAGCGGGCGCATCTCCCCGCCGGCCACCCGGTAGGCGGCGCGGACGACGTCGTCTGTGGCGATTTCGCGGTGCGTGGCAAAGCGCTTTTCCAAGCGCGCGTAGTAAGCCGACGGCAGGCAAAACAGCACAATCAACAAAAACCCAATGAGGTGCCATACCCAATTGGCGACCGTGAAGGACACCGGTTGCATCCCCCTTTTTTTGATCTCATGCCATTATACACTGCCTTTTCCTCTTGCGCGTGTGACAAATTCTCGGCAGCGAGGTGCATCCCGGGGGGACGGAGAAAGGCTCGGCAATCGGAAAAAAGCGGACCGGCGTGGGCCGGGTGTGGTACTATGGAAGACAAGAGAACGCCAGCAGCTGAACCAGAAGGCAAGGAGGAGAGGGGCATGGCCGAGGAAGCGCTTGACCTGGTGGATTTGGGGCAGGGCGTATGGCAAGTCGACCTGCACTACATGGGGCGGCGACAGTACGGCGCCGGATACATGTTGGAGGCGGGCGACGAATACGCCATCGTCGACCCGGGGCCGTCGAGTTCGGCGTGGGTGTGGGACGCCTTTTTTGCGCAGACGGGCATCCCGCGCGAGAAGGTGGCCTACGTGCTCGTCACGCACATCCACCTCGACCACGCCGGCGGGGCGGGGCTCCTCTTGCGATCGCTCCCCCGGGCCAAAGTGGTCGTGCACCCCAAAGGGGCAAAACACCTCGTCGATCCGAGCAAGCTCGTGGCCAGCGCGCGCGAGGTGTTCGGCGCGGCCTTTGACCGCCTGTTTGATCCCGTATTGCCCGTTGACCCCGAGCGGGTGATGGTGGCCGAAGACGGCTTCGTGCTGCATCTGGGCGGCGTGCGTCCGCTGCGCTTCTTGGATAGCCCGGGCCACGCGTATCATCATTACGCCATCCACGACGAGGCGGAGCGCGGGCTCTTCTGCGGCGACGCGTCGAGCCTGTCGTATCCGGTGTTCCGGCGCTACGGCGTGGAGCTGTGTTTTCCCTCGTCGTCGCCTACGCACTTTGACCCGGCGGCGTTTGCGGCGACGCAGAAGCGTTTTGCTGCTCTTGGCGTGGATCGGGCGTATGTGGCGCACTTTGGCCTGTGCGAACAGCCGGAGCGGATGTTTGCGCGGACGGCGGAGCTGGTCTGGACCTATGTCGACCTGGCGCGGGAGGTGCGCGAAGCCGGCGGCGGCTGGGAGGCGCTCAAGACGCGGCTGTGGGATTTCTTCCGCGACGAGCTGGCCGTGCAGGGGGTGCCGCGCGACGCCGAGGAACACGCCGTGCTCGAGCTGGACATGGAGCTCAACGCGAAAGGGCTCATGGTGTACCTGGACAAGCAGGCGCAAGCGTAACGCCCGCGAAACGCGATGCGCCTGCGCGGCCACGGGAGCAAAGCGGGGAGGAACACGATGACCAACCTGACGATGCTGACCGACCTGTACCAACTCAACATGATGTACGCCTATTGGAAGAGCGGCATCGCCGACAAGCGGGTCGTCTTCGACCTCTATTTTCGCCGCCCGCCCTTTGGCAACGGGTACGCCGTGTGCGCGGGGCTTGAGCAGGCCCTCGAAGCGGTGCTCGGCCTGGCCTTTACGGAGGATGACTTGGCGTACTTGAAGAGCATCCATCCGTATGAGGAGGCGTTCCTGGACGAGTTGCGCCGCTTCCGCTTCACGGGCGACATCTGGGCCGTCCCCGAAGGAACCGTCGTCTTCCCGTACGAGCCGCTCTTGCGCGTGGAGGCCCGCATCTTTGAGGCCCAGCTTCTGGAGACGGCCCTGCTCAACCTCGTCAACCACCAGACGCTGATCGCCACCAAGGCGGCCCGCGTGGTGGAAGCGGCATCCGGCGACGGCGTGCTGGAGTTTGGCCTGCGCCGCGCCCAGGGGCCCGACGCCGGCCTGTACGGGGCGCGGGCGGCCTACATCGGGGGCGCCGATGCGACGAGCAACGTGCTGGCGGGGAAGCGCTTCGGCATCCCCGTGCGCGGCACCCATGCCCATGCCTTCGTGATGAGCTTTCCCAGCGAACTGGAAGCGTTCCGGGCCTTTGCCGCGGCCTTTCCCGACAACGCCGTGCTCCTCGTCGACACCTACGATACGCTGCGCAGCGGGGTGCCCAACGCCATTCGCGTGGGCCAGGAGCTGCGCGCGCGCGGTTTTGACCTGGCCGGCATCCGGCTCGACTCGGGCGACCTGGCGTACCTGTCGAAGGAAGCGCGGCGCATGCTGGACGCGGCCGGATTCACCAAGACGCGCATCGTCGCCTCGAGCGACCTCGACGAGCTCCTCATCCGCGACCTGAAGGTGCAGGGTGCGGCCATCGACACGTGGGGCGTCGGCACGCACCTCATCACGGCCAAGGACGATCCCGCCCTCACCGGCGTGTACAAGCTGGTGGCGGAAGAGGAAAACGGCCGGCTCATTCCGCGGATCAAGGTGTCGGAAAATCCGGCCAAGGTGACGATTCCGGGCAAGAAGAAGGTCATCCGCTTCTATGATCGGGACACGGGCGAGGCGCTGGCCGACCTCATCATGCTCCATGACGAACCCGTGCCGACGGGCGAGCCGTTTGAAATCTTCGATCCGGTGCATCCGTATCGCCGCAAGACGCTGTGCAACTATGAGGTGCGCGAGCTGCTCGTGCCGGTGGTGATCGGCGGGCAGCCGGTGTACGACCTGCCGTCCCTCGACGAGGTGCGCCGCTACAGCCTCGAGGAGCGGAGCCGGTTTTCTCCGGAGGTGCGCCGCCTGGTGAACCCGCACGAGTACCCCGTCGACCTGTCGGAGGCGCTGTGGAAACTGCGCAACCGCCTGCTTCTCGAGGCGCGCGGGCGTTAGCGCGGATGGGCAGAGGGGAGTGGCGTCCCCCTCTTTCACCATGCACACGGTGGGCGAAAGGAGGAAGCCGATGGACGACAGGGAAACGCGGCCGTCGCGGTGGGAGGACGGCTCATCCCCGCGCCTGTTCATTTGGGACATCGACGGCACCTTGACGCAGGCGCCGGGCGTGGGGCGCGCGGTCATGGAGCAGGTGTTTCGTGAGCTGTTCGGCATCGACAACGCCCTTGACGGCATCCCCATGGCGGGAAGCCTCGACAGCGTCATCGTCGGCACGGCCTTTGACCGCTTCGGTTTGGATCGCCGCCTGTTGCCGGAGTACTGGGCGCGCTATTGCGTCCGGCTCGAGGCGGCGCTGGCCGCCGATCCGACGGCGCGCACGACGCCGAACATTGAAACGGTGCTCACCGAGCTGGATGCCGATCCGCGCGCCTACAACGTCCTCGGCACGGGCAACATTGAGCGGGGGGCATGGATCAAGCTGCGGCGATTCGGCCTCGATCGCTTTTTTGACGTGGGCGGCTTCGGCGACGAGCCCCAGGCGCGTTGGCGGGTGATCGAGACGGCCATTCAGCGGGCGAAAGACCACTACGGCGTGGCGTTTGCCCCCGAACAGATCACCGTCATCGGCGACACGCCGCGCGACATCGAGGCCGGGAAGCGCCTCGGCGTGCGGACCGTTGCCGTGGCCACCGGCCCCTACGATGTCGACGCCCTGGCCGCCTGCAAGCCAACGGCCGTGCTCCCGAGCTTTGCTGCCGACTGGCGCCCGGCGCTCTTCGGTTCGGAAACATGAAGATTGATAAAGTAGAACCATTCGGGCATAATAAAAAGCGGTGGGAGAAATTTTCTTCCCTTGCCAACCCGTACATCCTGCAAGGAGGGGTTTGCCATGCCCAAGCACGAACTGCCGGCGCTTCCGTATCCGTACAACGCGCTGGAGCCGCACATCGATGCCCTGACGATGGAAATTCACCATTCCCGCCACCATGCCACCTACGTCAACAACCTGAACGCCGCGCTGGAGGGCCATCCGGAGCTGCAGGAGAAATCGATCGAAGACCTGCTGCGCAACCTGAATGAGGTGCCGGAAAGCATCCGCACCGCGGTGCGGAACAACGGCGGCGGTCACGCCAACCACTCGCTCTTCTGGCAAATCATGAGCCCCAACGGCGGCGGCCAGCCGACGGGCGAATTGGCCGAGGCGATCAACCGCATCTTCGGCAGCTTTGAGAAGTTTAAAGAGGAATTCACCAAGGCGGCCCTCACCCGGTTCGGCAGCGGCTGGGCCTGGCTCGTGGTGAAGCCGAACGGCTCCCTGGCCGTCTACAGCCTGCCGAACCAGGACAGCCCGTACATGGAGGGCGACACGCCGATCCTCGGGCTTGACGTGTGGGAGCACGCCTACTACCTGAAGTATCAAAACAAGCGTCCGGACTACGTGGCGGCCTGGTGGAACGTCGTCAACTGGGACGAAGTGAACAAGCGCTACCTCGCGGCGAAGAAGTAACAGTCATGATATTTAGAAGGGCCTTGGCATATGCCGAGGCCCTTGATTTTGATAGTACTTTAACTTATACTGAGATATCGATTTTGGAATTGTTCAATGTTCAAGTTTGGAATTGTTCATTGTTCAAGGAGGGATAAATATGACTGAGGTAGGCAATTATGACAAAAATATACCATTTATTGATGCTTTTTTAACAAGGGAAGATCTTAAAAAATATGGTAATAAGGGTAATGCATTAATTCTTTATGCATTACAGTTAAAATACAAATTAGAAGATCTTGATTCTGTTGCTGCGGATTCACTTATTGATGGACCGAATGATAAAAAATGTGATCTTGTTTACATAGATCGGGATTCCGGCGAAGTTGTAATTGCACAAGGGTATTATAGTGATAACCCTTCACGCAAGGAAGCTAAAGCTAATAAGGCTTCTGACCTTAATACCGCAATTGGTTGGTTAATAACTAGAGATATTTCTGAGGTTCCATCTAATATTAAATCAACAGCAATCGCTTTGAGAGAAGCTATTGAATCTAAAGAAATAAGGTCTATAAAAATATGGTTTGTGCATAATTTAGAGGAATCCCAAAATGTTCTTGATGAATTAAAA contains:
- a CDS encoding YuiA family protein; translation: MRVLTTTCAFCQGNGYVHLLLGGTERCHMCGGTGQLEEEDDDGRRHLRHLGREEQANYGRCCS
- a CDS encoding DMT family transporter, which encodes MHGRGDCDWGGRDWPMAVALGFVGFVVSLGTQFVGTKWAGAANGALITSTSPAFIVLFAALLLRERITWVKAASVALATVGVGVVIGPEALWSGSGGQALWGKLLLLVAGMTWGLYTVMGKRFSQRHGALATTFWACVTGAVLNLPFALLEPAPRPLADWPLAAWAAVAYIAFVSTAVAFFLWNYGFQLIDAGTGSLFFFAQPLVGALLGWGWLGEPLGMGFVVGGLLIAAGVVLATRDEKPVQGGTAAVKRKGSGPGAAKNASG
- a CDS encoding chlorite dismutase family protein → MRPPMGGRPPMGHPGTGEKPAEGITPKLPTQFVNFSFFKVDPAWRRLPDDERQRGKEEFAAVVEEYAGRDDTMILSYSLVGLRADAEFMLWRISKDLRVFQEMTSKLMNTGLGKYLTIAYSFLSITKRSVYVDKMDPTNPNPRVYIVPGRGKYLFVYPFVKTRDWYQLSFPTRQGMMDEHIQVGSKYPSVKLNTTYSFGIDDQEFVVAFECDEPRDFVNLVQELRETEASRYTLRDTPMFTCIYYDNIMDVLNTL
- a CDS encoding YuiB family protein, encoding MPGAINIGQFIVSIPLFFLLFFGLAFILNMLIKTTWFPVYAYLALVGGVYAYLGKLAVVDVVILFFGLLGAACGGWAIRTLRRKGYRMF
- a CDS encoding 3D domain-containing protein, with the protein product MAWLLLGAFAVYGFHDAGLLPKAWPFGGARDARPVAPPAKADVPVSARGEPGGDPKTATRLEPAAVPHEALLARYPRVRVVATGYYAGVESTGKTPDHPAYGITYSGVRVRRDTFSTVAADPNVFPLGTILYIPGYGYGVVADTGSAIKGHKLDLYFETLEDVYRQWGKREVDVYVLRQGDGTVTEAMLDALNSRPVAAVLRELAVN
- a CDS encoding ABC transporter substrate-binding protein, whose amino-acid sequence is MRLISLCPSNTEILFALGLGDRLVGVDNSSDWPPRRLDHLPRLGPDLAIDIEQVAALKPDLVVASRSVPGMERVVEGLRQAGLPHIVLNPQRLADIPADIRLVGDATGRTREAEAVARRFEETVAWYQERAEAATTRWRLYWEWWPKPVFTPGRRNWLTDVSELVGGENVFADCDTDNVKADWETVAARNPDVVCVVWCGVDERRIKPESITGRPGWALLAAVQHGRVYILPEGQFCRPSPRLLEGLYELTRRLRPEWLANGAPPVTAWPVA
- the mgtE gene encoding magnesium transporter yields the protein MAHPNADGLLTELIARLAQDDAHAIRKALDELQPYDLAQVYLALPADRRCRLLHHLQKEEIAALLEELDLHHQAELIDKLGTHHAAEILRRMSPDDLADLLRRLSAENAAAILATMDAAYAVRVRQLMGYARETAGAIMTDRFVWIKPDMTVREAFDKLRQYADVAEILNYLYVVDPDKRLVGVVSIRDLLQAGEETPIADIMVERVISVPVDMDQEEVARVIERYDFVAVPVVDREGRLLGVVTVDDVLDVIFQEAGEDFSKFSAASKEAIDLRTSPLQGARRRLPWLLLLLVIGLFTGSIVSRFEDTLQRVVALAFFMPMIAGMTGNTGTQSLAIVIRTMAEEGLRARIILRLVTREAGSGVIIGFVCGTAVAIAAGLWQHNLALGVVVGLTLFLTLIVGTLAGTLIPIALCFLRVDPAVASGPLITTLNDVFSLLIYFTIAHFFLSWLLA
- a CDS encoding YfmQ family protein, which codes for MSFTVANWVWHLIGFLLIVLFCLPSAYYARLEKRFATHREIATDDVVRAAYRVAGGEMRPLPDGDLAQIVEWFNGAAFIQKQPAPRHNHPPATIVLDLASGERVEILASTTDVDIRRTKGKKTVVYWAKQDKLTRYLQRLSMAEPLDVSPHE
- a CDS encoding MBL fold metallo-hydrolase, with protein sequence MAEEALDLVDLGQGVWQVDLHYMGRRQYGAGYMLEAGDEYAIVDPGPSSSAWVWDAFFAQTGIPREKVAYVLVTHIHLDHAGGAGLLLRSLPRAKVVVHPKGAKHLVDPSKLVASAREVFGAAFDRLFDPVLPVDPERVMVAEDGFVLHLGGVRPLRFLDSPGHAYHHYAIHDEAERGLFCGDASSLSYPVFRRYGVELCFPSSSPTHFDPAAFAATQKRFAALGVDRAYVAHFGLCEQPERMFARTAELVWTYVDLAREVREAGGGWEALKTRLWDFFRDELAVQGVPRDAEEHAVLELDMELNAKGLMVYLDKQAQA
- a CDS encoding nicotinate phosphoribosyltransferase; translation: MTNLTMLTDLYQLNMMYAYWKSGIADKRVVFDLYFRRPPFGNGYAVCAGLEQALEAVLGLAFTEDDLAYLKSIHPYEEAFLDELRRFRFTGDIWAVPEGTVVFPYEPLLRVEARIFEAQLLETALLNLVNHQTLIATKAARVVEAASGDGVLEFGLRRAQGPDAGLYGARAAYIGGADATSNVLAGKRFGIPVRGTHAHAFVMSFPSELEAFRAFAAAFPDNAVLLVDTYDTLRSGVPNAIRVGQELRARGFDLAGIRLDSGDLAYLSKEARRMLDAAGFTKTRIVASSDLDELLIRDLKVQGAAIDTWGVGTHLITAKDDPALTGVYKLVAEEENGRLIPRIKVSENPAKVTIPGKKKVIRFYDRDTGEALADLIMLHDEPVPTGEPFEIFDPVHPYRRKTLCNYEVRELLVPVVIGGQPVYDLPSLDEVRRYSLEERSRFSPEVRRLVNPHEYPVDLSEALWKLRNRLLLEARGR
- a CDS encoding HAD family hydrolase, whose translation is MDDRETRPSRWEDGSSPRLFIWDIDGTLTQAPGVGRAVMEQVFRELFGIDNALDGIPMAGSLDSVIVGTAFDRFGLDRRLLPEYWARYCVRLEAALAADPTARTTPNIETVLTELDADPRAYNVLGTGNIERGAWIKLRRFGLDRFFDVGGFGDEPQARWRVIETAIQRAKDHYGVAFAPEQITVIGDTPRDIEAGKRLGVRTVAVATGPYDVDALAACKPTAVLPSFAADWRPALFGSET
- a CDS encoding superoxide dismutase codes for the protein MPKHELPALPYPYNALEPHIDALTMEIHHSRHHATYVNNLNAALEGHPELQEKSIEDLLRNLNEVPESIRTAVRNNGGGHANHSLFWQIMSPNGGGQPTGELAEAINRIFGSFEKFKEEFTKAALTRFGSGWAWLVVKPNGSLAVYSLPNQDSPYMEGDTPILGLDVWEHAYYLKYQNKRPDYVAAWWNVVNWDEVNKRYLAAKK